CCACAGTAGGGAAGTGATGTTCTACACATTTCTAGACTCCTGTCCAGCTTCTTGCCTTGAAAGGCATTTGAAGGAGCTATACTAAATCAAACTATAGTGCTCAGACATGGGTCTGCAGGTTGTGAATAATATACATTGCCCTCTCTCCTCACGTTCATAAGGTGACCTGCTCATGGTGCCCTTCAAGTTCCTCAATGCTCCTTCCTGGTCTATTAATTGTAATGAACTATcagacattttaatattataagaaagagctcaaaataaatggaaaacctcATGTATTTCACTGATTGACTAAATCTGCCAAACGATATTTTATCCGATTAATTTTGAGAGACAACCcacttattgaaataaaaagcattaatgTCTCCACTGTTCTACTTTATTATTGATTAAATTAAATTCAAGAAGCTTCAGAATGTGGAATGCATTAGCCAATATTAGACTATTTTCCATATGATTAAAAGCATACTTAGCGGTACCATAAAAAGTTTCCTTGCCATGAGCCAACTGACCATATATATTAGGTGAAATTCCAGAAGATTAACAATCGATTTTCCAAGCACAAATTGTGTGGGAAGTTGCAACTCCAAAGACAATTAGTACATTAAGGCAAGGACTATAATGAACaaaccaactttttaaaaaatgtgcagaGGTAAAAAATGAATCTGGTTCAAATTCTTGAGAAAGAGACCTAGAGTAACAAGTTAACAATACAATTACTAAGGGAATATCAATTgttaagaaagagaaataattgcAAGAAGGAACTAGACTCAACAGACTGATCTCAGGTTTCCATTGTACATGCAGGATAACAAATCAATGAGGGCCTGTCAGTTAAATTTGCCATATCAAGCAGTTCCACACATAATTACATCATACATACAACAGATGTGACTTCCttccaggaaaacaaaaaggTAGCAAAGAAATGAACTGGTTTAAATACACAGTCTTGAAAATAAGGCTACATATCTAATCCATAATGAAGACAGGCATAAAGTAAACAGAAGTTTGCCTAATGAAATTCTGACCACTTGCAAATGTAatcttttacttttcaaattttattttctcatattctatTTTGGGATATTTGAAATTCTCATTTAGGAGTGTcacataaagataaaatttagatTGAAAAGGATGGCTAATGTTTCCTTCAAGTGTCAACTTATTTGaaacaacaaacaataaaaattctgACTTCCAGAATCACACAGACCCATAGAACACCTTTAGCGTTTGGTAAAGAAGTTCATGAGATGTGGACAGAGAATGGGTTTCTATGGACTAGATTGTACAGTAACCCCCTTGCTATCATGAAGGATGAATCAATGCATGCGGAAGAATGTCTTGGGAAGGGAAGTTTGTGGAAGGAGCTTTATCATCTCTCTGGGGGTGTTTGATGGTCAGCATCCTCTGCCTGGTAACCCACAAGAAGGTGAGAGGGACAGCCAGAGGTACCTGACCAGAGACCTGGACTTTCCCCTTTTCAACCAAACCGTGCTTCTCTTCCACTCTTAAATACACTTTGAGCTCCAATAGAGGCTTGaataatccttttaaaaaatgccaagtaagtggccaggcgcggtggctcaaacctgtaataccggcactttgggaggccgaggcgggcggatcacctgaggtcaggagtttgagaccagcctggccaacatgatgaaaccccgtctctactaaaaatacaaaaattagctgggcgtggtggtgtgcacctgtaatcacagctactcaggagattgaagcaggagaatcacttgaacccgggaggcggaggttgcagtgagccaagatcgcaccactgcactccagcctgggcgacagagcaagactccatctcaaaaagaaaaatacaaaaattagccaggcgtgttggtgcgtgcctgtaatcctagctactctgggagctgagacaggagaatctgttcaatccgggaggtggaggttgcaatgagccaagatcgcactgcactccagcctgggtgacgcagtgagactccgtttaaaaaaaagaaaaaaaaaagtcaagtaagAATCCTAAAAGGGTAGAAAAGAGGACCAGGAGTTGTAACTTTATTTAATTAACTTGTTCCCTTAACCACacaaaaacatcagaaaatacAACGTCTCCATCCAGGACTTTGGAGGAAACTTTCTTCATGGGAATTTTCTTGTTCCCTAACCCAATTTCCCTAACCAgacccttccctttccttcccaaaGCAGCACTTCGATCCTCTCTCTCCTTGGAGAGCTCACCTTTCCCCAACTCTCCTCTTACTTCCGGGAAAATCCTACCTTTCCCATGTGAGAAAGAAGTCTATTGATGTCCTCATCTCTTTGTGCGTATTGCAAACTCTGCCACCTCAGACTTCAACAAGATGTTAATGGAAGTTTTCCTTTGTCCAGGCTTCCACTGCATCTGAGGGAAAGCCATGAGCTGTGTGCCATGAGTAGAAGAAGCCAGGAGAAGCTCTTGATAAATGATGGCTGCAGCCATGTTCGCTTAGAATTGCCTAAAGAAAGGGAGTACAATCTCACAAGAGAAAAGTAGTTTCCATCATAGGGTCTTTCTCCTACTCTGAGAAATAAGACAGTGGCCTTATTGTGCTCAAGGATTGTTGCTTCCTTCCTGCCCTGCTTTAATTGGAAGTACTCCCCTGTCATATGAAGGAATAATGGCTCTCCCTGAGCCAACAATCACTGGGGGTGCAAACACCAAATGGGTTCTCTCAGACCCCAAATGCTCTCtgcagtggtggggagggggagagttGGTTAATCTTGCCATGTACAGAGATTCCCTTTATGGAGCTTAAAATTGTGTTCTTCGAAATAGCAAAACACAACTACAGAATTGCTTGACCCATAGTTATTTTTACGAACAAGGTTTTTGTGTCACCATAATGGCTGAGTTATTAGTAAAATAGTTAGACAATGCAGTCATAAAAATCGCAGGTctgcaaatgacaaaaaaaaaatagaccaaatACTTATAGGTACATTATTGTGAATAACTTAACTATCAATGTAACTGAAGACTCTTCCACCATTTCACcctaaacattcattcattcagcaaagatTTAATGGACATTATCTACAGGTTAAAGGGcaggaaacagagaagaaagacaAGCAGATGGAGACTGAGCCGCCTATACTCAGTCTATAGTCTTCTCTCCACCcgctgccccccgcccccccaccaatcccccatcccccaccccacaagcTCTCTGCTCCTGCCTCATCTATTTTATTACTCCCTAAAGTCAGAAACTAATCACAGGAGCTGGAGTCAGCGCAGTTAAGTGCTGAGCTGGcttcacataaacaaaagctgCAACCAGAGACCTGGGGGAAGACACACCTCCCCTCTTTCCCTGCAGTCTCCCTGGTGTTTGCCATGGACAACTCTAAATTGTTATGAGTAGTGCTGTGGTGTTAGTTTCTAGACAAGCATCTACCTTAGACACAAACAAACCAAGGGTTATTTCCCCTGTGATTGTAAGTAGTGTAGAAGACTATCCTAGGGTCTTCTCATGACAATGTGGCCACACCTTATCACATCCCCCATTAAATTCACTGGGAGAGTAGTAGCCAGTTCCCACAGTGAACACAGGTGGCAAACTTCCTCAGAGGGGTTACAGAGAGTTTCCCATGGAGGGCTTTTCTCAATAGTAAAAAATAGCGGCACCTTGGAGCAGGGAGGGTGAAGATCTGATAATGACAGAATGTTTCTCTCCATCATCAAAATAATTACTTTTGTGGCTCTGAGTAGAGAAATGGTGACCGTGTGGGGCCCTGTGTCTACTATTTGACAAAGAATGGCTAAGCAGTCGGTAACACCAGAGCAGAGCAGGAAGAGCGAGAGGGTTCCATGGGGCAGCATCTATCTtggcaaaggaaaaaaagctttaaaaaggcAAGTATAATTCTCAGCTCCCCACAGAATTAGAGGCTGCTCCCAAATGCTCCCATGTTCATAACAAAGAATCTCCATAAGGCATATAGTTGGCATtggacaaacatatgaaaaaaatacattctccCTGATGGGAAATTATTGGTGATCAAGCTGGTATGCACTTTCAACAAGAATATCTCACTTCCACATTCTCCCTTCCCTCCAACTGAATTCTTAAATCCTTTTCATCTTTGCCTAGATTTTCTCTATCTCTTTCCTCCCTGTACATGTTTGCTATTTGTTCACTAAGCTGCAAAGATTTTGGGTCCTTACCTCTAAAATAACCTGGGCTTCAAAAAGGAAGATAAGTGGGTTTGGGAGCTGATAGGATCTCTGGTACCTGCAGAATTCTGTGAGGTGGATGTTATCCGTGGATGAAGGTATCCTCAGATCTATATCTGGATTCAGTTTTGTCTTCATTGTTTCTGATTCCAGTGGcaagcaatggagaaaacaaGATATTGATGGACAGGTTTGGGAAATATGGCAGGATTCTGAAGAAACGGTAACTCTTCCATTGTTAATAGCCCAAGGCCCTGAAGTTAGAAggacagaagagaaaagaaagctcgTTTCCCCTCTAAATATATTTCCTCTCAAACCCCATTCCA
This genomic stretch from Pan paniscus chromosome 7, NHGRI_mPanPan1-v2.0_pri, whole genome shotgun sequence harbors:
- the LOC134730983 gene encoding uncharacterized protein LOC134730983 isoform X2 — translated: MFSPACCHVRCDLLCSSFAFGHNCEAASATWNWPWAINNGRVTVSSESCHISQTCPSISCFLHCLPLESETMKTKLNPDIDLRIPSSTDNIHLTEFCRYQRSYQLPNPLIFLFEAQVILEGTRWEEEPRTWKRVCSSTWKGLAKSKASGCFLWSKTFIFLIGMKWKAPTTTVK